The window TCTTTGCCGATTTTGGTTAAGGTAATCATTTTATCTTGCTGAACAATTGAATAATATTCTTCTAAGTCATATATTTCAATATCTGCAATTAATTCAGAAACAGTTTTAGCAGCTAAAAATTCAGATAAATCTAGTGCATCTTTTATTTCATATAAAGAAACGGAATGTGCTTGGTTTAATTCTAGAAAAGAAAAAAGTTCAAGCTTTCTTTGGTCTGCTTTTTCTAATAAAAATTCCATAGGCTCCTCCAATTCTTCTAAAATTTAAACTACTAAAATTTATGTTCTGAAGATTTTATCTTTGTAGTTATTTAATTAGATAATTATTTGTACACTTAGTAATTATTATTATATAACAAATTTAACAGCTTGTGATTCATTTAACCAGTCTTTTTTTTTTGTTAATTATAAAAATAAAAAGACTGGTTAAATTAATTTTTGAATGATAGATTAGTGTGGACAGTAATTATTGTACACCAAAATGTTTTTAGGTAAGTGCAAAATCAATTAATTATTAAGAGAAGAGAGATTAGGCTAATGTGGAAAAAACAACGTAAAAACATTGTAATAATCATTATTTTAATTCAAGTTATTTCAATTGCTAATGTATCTACGCGTGTTATTGCAACTACACTATCAGATACTGGATCTACTCAAACACAACAACAAAGCACTTTGATTTCAGAGGGTAGCGATACAGCAACAAGTAATAGTAATAAAAATAATGAAGTTGAAAAAGAAGAAGATTTAAACAATCAAGTCGTAGAGTCAAGCGAAGTTCCTCAACCTCAAGAAGAGTCAAGCGAAGTTCCGCAGACAGAAGAGAAAGTTCAAGATTCAAGCAACCAGGAACAAGGAAATACAGATGCCACAACAGATACAGGAGAATTAAAGCAAGACGTAGATAAACAAGGGCAAGTGGAAAATCCAAGCAATCAAGTAGTTAAATCAACTACGCCAGATGAAAGTCCACAACCTAAAATTGAAGTAAGTATTGAGTCATCTTTTAAAGATAACAATTTAATGAAGTTGATTCAACAAACTTTAGGTGTCACCACAATTACATCAGTCAATATCCTCAAATTAACTACGTTAAGCAACCAGAAAACAGGAAGTAACTATCCTCTTATTAGTGATTTATCTGGTTTAGAAAATGCAACTAATTTAAAGCAGTTAGAATTGAGTCAACCTAAATGGAATGATCAAGTGGGGAAACGGATTAACGATTTAACCCCACTAGCCAAGCTACCTAATTTAACTGATATAGGCATGACTAATAATGACTTAACAACGTTAGCGCCATTAGCTACGGTAACTAGTTTGAAAAAGTTAGATGTACAGGCCAACTCAATTTCAGATGTAGGGGCATTAGCAAATCTGACAAATATGGTTGAGTTAAATGTATCCAATAATCAGAGTCCGCCAATTGGTGTCGTTGCCAATTTAACTAATTTAGAATTATTAGGTTGGGGAGGGAATAATGTTACGGATATATCAAGCTTAGCTAACTTAACAAAATTGTCAACATTAAATATATACACGAATAAGATATCTGATATTTCTAGTCTAAGTGGGATGAATCAATTATCTATGTTGAGTATTAGTTCAAATCAAATAAGTGATTTATCATCCTTAAAAGGCAAAGGGATTACACAGGTGTTAGCGAGCGATAATATGATTTCGGATATTAGTCCCCTTGATCAAACCTTGTTTTTTGAAGTTAAAAAGCAAGTAGTTAATGCAAAGCCAATAGAAATAATCGGCAATGATTTAAACTTACCTAATCCGCTTATCGGTCAAGATGGTAAAGGTCTAGTGCCAGGGCAGATTTCTAATAAAGGGAAATACATTAGTGGGACAAATCAAATTAGTTGGACAGGATTACCAGATTCGGGCTCTCTTACTTTTGATTGGGCTAATGCTAGTAAAGATTTTACTGGACAGTATAAGGTGAGCTATCAAGTCGGTCAAGGACAACCAGTGACAGTAAAATATGTTGATAAAAATGGTGTTTCTTTGCTTCCTGATCAGGTGCTTACTGGGAAAGTAAATGAAGCTTATACATCTAAGGCTGAAACAATTGAAGGTTATCTGCTATCTGCACCACCAACAAATGCAACGGGTGTGTTTACCAGTCAGCCGCAAACAGTTACGTATAAATATGACGGGCAACTTGTTTTTGTATCTGCCCCATCAGCAATTAGTAGTGTTGGTGATTTAGAAATCCCAACAAAAGAAACCAATTATTCCTTAATCACAAGAGATAATGAACTTAGAATCCGTGATTATCGAGGTACATCATCAAAATGGTCATTAAAAGCCATACTAGTAACGGAAATGACTTCGGCTTCTGGGCATGTTTTAAAGGATAGTTTGTTCTACCGGCTTAATGGGAAAGAGGAACCATTTTCAGTAGGAAACTCAATTCCAATTGCTTCAGAAACATCTACCTCAACCAATGAAATTAATATTTCAAGTTCTTGGTCGGAAAACGGGGATGGTCCGCTGCTAAAAGTTAAAGGTGGTCAACCACGTAATGAATCTTATTCAGCGGAAATTGAATGGGTCTTGCAAGATGTACCGAATCCATAGACTGGGAGATAGTAAATAATGAATAAGTACATGAAATTCGTTTTATTGATTTTTGGATGTTTATTGTTACAAGCTCCGGTTATAAATGCTCAGAAACCGGGAATCTATGAAACAAAAGCTAGAGTTGGCTTTGTTGAAGGTAAAACCACAAATGAAGACGAGAACGAGCAAGAAAAAGAAGTAGTTGAAACAGACAAGACTTTTCCTAAAACGGGAGAAAAAGTTGAGCTGAATTTAGGTTATCTAGGAATAGGTTTTATAATTACGGTGTTTATCTTATTTGATAATAAGGTTTATATAATAAATGGATTAAGAAGAAAAGAGGAAAACAAATGAAAAAAATTAAATTAGCGACAATCGGAACAATTATTGCACTTACAACAATTGTTGGCGGAAATACAGTATCAGCAGCAACAGTAGGCGATCGCCAAACAGATGCTGTTGTAACGTTTAAACCAAAAGGTGGAGGATCAGTTACACCACCGGTTGATCCAACAGACCCATCAAACCCACTTACTCCAGTTGATCCGATTGATCCAAGCAAACCAATTGATCCAGGTACAACAGGTCCTTTAACTTTGGATTTCGCGTCAGTTTTTAACTTTGGTGAACAAGAAATTAATACGGTAGATAAAGTATATACAGCAAAAGCTCAACCTGGTAAAGATCATACAGGGGCAGACGTTGAAGTTCCTAACTACGCACAGATCAGTGATACGCGAGGAACTGAAGCGGGTTGGACATTAACTGTTAAACAAGACACTCCATTTACATCTAAAAAAGAAAGCAAAGAATTAACTGGTGCAGAAATTCATTTTAAAAATGCGATTGCGAAATCAGTTTCTTCTTCAGCAACTCCATCAACAGTCTCTTCTTCAGTGTCAATAATTGGCGATGGTAACTCACAATTACTGATGTCTGCAAAAGTTCAAGAAGGTGCAGGAACATGGATCTATAGTATCGGTGACGATGCAACTAAAGCTAGCAGTGTTGAATTAAAAGTACCAGCTGGTGCAAATCCAGTAGAAGATACGTATGAAACAAAATTAACTTGGGTACTAGAAGATGTGCCAAACCCATAACAGAATAAATTAAGTAGTTTGTTAGGGAATCGCATTTTATGTAGATTCCCTATTTTTAAGGAGGATACTTTGTATTATGAAAGCAAAAATTGCATTTTTTTTAACGTTTCTGACAGTATTAATTGGGTGTAGTGCAAATTCATTAGTCAGTGATGCATCAGAATTGAAATTTAGTGTAGAAACAGAAATTCCGGAAAATCAAGTGGACACGAAGCGCTCTTATTTTGATTTACAAACTACGCCAAATATGGAGCAAACGTTAATTGCTCATTTACGAAATGATACCGAGGAAGATATCACTGTTGTTCCTACAATTAAAACAGCAACAACAAATGCAAATGGTGTGATTGAATATGGAGAGTCTAATACTGATTCAGATGTTTCATTGGCATTTAAATTAGAATCACTTTTAACTAGCTCTGAATCAGAGATTGTGATTCCCAAAAATGGGAAAATCGATTACAAGTTAACCTTAAAAATGCCTGCTACTGAAATTAAAGGCTTAATTGTAGGTGGGCTAACTTTTAAAGAAAAGTCAGACTCAGAAGAGGAAAGTGGAACAGCGCCTAAAAATGAAAATGGTACACAAATCAAAAATGATTATGCCTATCTTGTAGGAGTTGTATTACATGGAACTTTACCAGCAGATAAGGCCGATCTAAAGCTAACTAAGGCTGAACCAGGTCAGCAGAATCACCATAATGTTATTAATGCTCGATTGGTGAATCCTATCTCAGATTATTTGGCAAAATTATCACTAAAAGCAACAGTGACCAAACAAAATTCCAATAAAGTACTATATTCAAGTCAACAAGCTAATATACAAATGGCACCTAATTCTTATTTTGATTATCCAATCTCATTAGAGGGCGAAAAATTAAAACCAGGAAAATACACAGTAAAAATAGAGGCAGAATCTAAAGGCAACAAATGGAGTCTGGAAAAGAATTTTGAGATTAAAGCGGATGTTGCAGATAAGTTAAATCACTCGGATATAGCATTGAAAAAGAATTACACACGTGTTTACATTATTC is drawn from Carnobacterium gallinarum DSM 4847 and contains these coding sequences:
- a CDS encoding DUF916 and DUF3324 domain-containing protein is translated as MKAKIAFFLTFLTVLIGCSANSLVSDASELKFSVETEIPENQVDTKRSYFDLQTTPNMEQTLIAHLRNDTEEDITVVPTIKTATTNANGVIEYGESNTDSDVSLAFKLESLLTSSESEIVIPKNGKIDYKLTLKMPATEIKGLIVGGLTFKEKSDSEEESGTAPKNENGTQIKNDYAYLVGVVLHGTLPADKADLKLTKAEPGQQNHHNVINARLVNPISDYLAKLSLKATVTKQNSNKVLYSSQQANIQMAPNSYFDYPISLEGEKLKPGKYTVKIEAESKGNKWSLEKNFEIKADVADKLNHSDIALKKNYTRVYIILGISLILVALLLLIVTLVRRKLAVNNRNYRIRARKQEIELNELREKMSEERQKNRHRTNSKLKK
- a CDS encoding MucBP domain-containing protein produces the protein MWKKQRKNIVIIIILIQVISIANVSTRVIATTLSDTGSTQTQQQSTLISEGSDTATSNSNKNNEVEKEEDLNNQVVESSEVPQPQEESSEVPQTEEKVQDSSNQEQGNTDATTDTGELKQDVDKQGQVENPSNQVVKSTTPDESPQPKIEVSIESSFKDNNLMKLIQQTLGVTTITSVNILKLTTLSNQKTGSNYPLISDLSGLENATNLKQLELSQPKWNDQVGKRINDLTPLAKLPNLTDIGMTNNDLTTLAPLATVTSLKKLDVQANSISDVGALANLTNMVELNVSNNQSPPIGVVANLTNLELLGWGGNNVTDISSLANLTKLSTLNIYTNKISDISSLSGMNQLSMLSISSNQISDLSSLKGKGITQVLASDNMISDISPLDQTLFFEVKKQVVNAKPIEIIGNDLNLPNPLIGQDGKGLVPGQISNKGKYISGTNQISWTGLPDSGSLTFDWANASKDFTGQYKVSYQVGQGQPVTVKYVDKNGVSLLPDQVLTGKVNEAYTSKAETIEGYLLSAPPTNATGVFTSQPQTVTYKYDGQLVFVSAPSAISSVGDLEIPTKETNYSLITRDNELRIRDYRGTSSKWSLKAILVTEMTSASGHVLKDSLFYRLNGKEEPFSVGNSIPIASETSTSTNEINISSSWSENGDGPLLKVKGGQPRNESYSAEIEWVLQDVPNP
- a CDS encoding WxL domain-containing protein; this encodes MKKIKLATIGTIIALTTIVGGNTVSAATVGDRQTDAVVTFKPKGGGSVTPPVDPTDPSNPLTPVDPIDPSKPIDPGTTGPLTLDFASVFNFGEQEINTVDKVYTAKAQPGKDHTGADVEVPNYAQISDTRGTEAGWTLTVKQDTPFTSKKESKELTGAEIHFKNAIAKSVSSSATPSTVSSSVSIIGDGNSQLLMSAKVQEGAGTWIYSIGDDATKASSVELKVPAGANPVEDTYETKLTWVLEDVPNP